CCCCGTTTCGGGGTAGTCGAAGCTGGTTTCGTAGTGAATCAGGGAATGGACGCCGTGGAACGCATCTGAGATCGACGAGAGGGCGAAATACAATCCCAGCCCCACGAACACGGCCGTGTAGAGTTGCTGTGCCGTGATGCCGGACAGCGTGACCCCACGGTCGTCGCCGCGGGCGGCCAGCCGGGCGAGCCAGGGGGACAGCAGCCAGAACACGCCCCCGGCCAGGAGATAGCTGGCGGGGGTGATCAACAGCGGCCAACTGTATTGGGGCTCCCGCATCATCGCCGCGTTGGATATGAGCTGGATCAGCCCGGTGACGATCCAGTTGAGGGCGAAAAGGCGGAGGAGGATCTGGGCGATGCTGGAGATGGGCATATTCCGGGATGTGAGATGATGGGAGCGGAGGAAGCAATCCCCTGCCGTCCGGAGATCGCTACCAAGCACTACGCGACGCATGATGGATGAGCGACTCCCAATCGGGACAGGCACGGAAGAAGATTCCGGGAAACTCGCGCTTCGCCGCTTCTTCGCATGCCATGTAGGGACGGGCATACTCTCCGTCGCCGTAAGTATGAACCTTCGCCAGCGCGACCCAGCCATCCCGATCCCGCGGCGCGCTGGCCACGATGTAAAAGATTTCCGGTGCCACCGTGGACATGGAGAAATACTCCATCTGGTAGGATGTTCCCGCCACTTTTCCAGGAAGGTCCGCTTCCAACTCTCCGGAACCGAGGATCGCTTTCACAAAGCGGCGGCGGTCATCCGGACTGGCGGAGGTGGAAACGACGGCATCCTGTGAAATTACGACAGGCGAAGGCATGTCAGCCAAGGCTGCGACGGGATCCCGGTGCGTGGCGCATCCGGCGGCTCCGATGAAGAGCAAGGGCAGGAATTTCATTCTTTATACGGTCGGGGGATGGGTTCCTACGGCCCGGTGCGCTTCTCCACATGAAAGATCAGGTCGAAATCATCTCCGGTGGGAGGGCCGGGGGTGTGGTTGACCGATCCGTCCGCGCTGAAGCGGATCAGCGTTTCGCCCGGGGCGTTTCCCTTTGGACGCGCCATGGTGGAGTGGGCGCTGGTCTTCGGAAAACTCCGGGTTCTTCCGCCGACGTTGCCGCTTCCGTAAAATAGCTTCCAACGGAAATTCCCCTCATCGGGGGAGAAACAGACAACCGTCACTTTGCTTGTACCTTCCCCGAGCAATGACCCTCCAAAGAGCTCGATCTTCCCGCCCGGGCGGAGGATCGCCAGCCCGGCATTGTCTTTTGCCGTGACGTTCGCAGGTAGGGTGACCTCGAAAATGTAGCCGTCCATGGCTTCGAGCAACTGGCGGTTGCTGAGGGCCGGTTTGTGGTTCTTGTTGCAGCCCGTGACGGACAGGAGCGCGGGGAGGATCAGGAGCAGTGAGTATTTCATAACGGGTTTGGGGAGAGTGGCTTCTCACCATGCAAGCTGCACATTGACGGATTTGGACGAACCCAGGGAAACCAACAGGTCGTGGATCTGTTTTGGTGTCCGGAGAGACGTGGTGGATTGGCTGGAGATTTCCATTGCGGTGAGGGGCGGCGGCAAGACGATGTACAGGCAATGTCCGACGCCTCCTTGATCTGCGGGAGGGCTGGGCGTGTCCGCGATTTCCGTGATCATGGCAGAGGCCTCTTCAAAGGTGATGGCCTGTCCCTTGAAGTAGATGATGCCGTCCGGACTGATCCGGATCTGCCGCGGGCCGGTCATCCGCGACTCGGTGTCCGGTGGGGTGAGATGATTGACAGGTTCTCCGAACGGGGATTTGTCCTTGGGGTGCAGGTCGTTGAGAGTCACCGCGATCTCATCGGGAGCGACCCAGAGGCAATATACATCTTCGGGGCCGAGGCCCTCGTTGTTGTCATTGAAAGTCGCGGTGATGACGTCCGCGCGGTTCCCCGCCGCCGGGTAATGGAGGCGGATGAGGCGCATGTTTCCTTCGTCGAATGTAATGGTTCCCTTGGCGGAGATCTCTTGAATCTGGGTGCCGGTCAATTTGAGCCGGATCGAGGGAACGGTCAGCCGTTGGGAGGCTGGATCGAACGGATACCCATCCGCCCAAGCCGGCGCACAGGCCAGCAGGCATAGGGCGGAAATCAGGAGGGAGAAAGGCATGATGTGATAGCTTCGCCAATCAGTGCGCGGGTGGAAGAAGAATCCGGGATGGCGGAAAGTTTGGCCTTCTCTGGACGCAACTCGAAAACCCAGCGTTTTTTACAGTTGGCCCGGCATCTGCTAACGATTAATTTACAAATCCATGGCAATATTCGAGGGCTACGATCCGGGCGGTTTTCATGACGAGATGTTCGCAGGAAGCGGGGAGGTGAGGCCATACTGCGCCCCCCTTCTCAACAAGATGGACAATCTGAGCGAGAGGGAGTTCCTGGACCGCAAGGCGGCGTCGGAACTCTACTTCGTCCGTCAGGGGATCACCTTCAACGTGTATCATGACAACCGCGGGATGGAGCGCATCTTCCCGTTCGATCCGGTGCCGCGGGTGATTCCGGCGAACGAGTGGGAACTGCTGGAGGCGGGCCTCACCCAGCGGATCATCGCGCTGAACCTTTTCCTGCACGACATCTACCACGACCAGCAGATCCTGAAGGACGGGGTGATCCCGCGCCACTACATCGAGAACGCGAAGCACTACCGCCCGGAGTTCCGCGGCGTGGACGTCCCGGCGGACATCTACATCCACATCTGCGGCAGTGACATGATCAAGGGCAAGGACGGCACCTACTACGTGCTGGAGGACAACGGCCGCTGCCCGTCCGGCGCTTCCTACCTGCTGGAGAACCGCAACGCGCTGAAGCGGGCGTTCCCGGACATCTTCCACACGCTGGGCGTGCGGCCGGTGGATTCCTACCCGCGCGACCTGCTGAACATGCTGCACCACATCTCCCCGCGGCGGGAGGCGGACCCGGTGTGCGTGCTGCTCACCCCCGGCTGCTATAACAGCGCCTACTTCGAGCACTGCTACCTCGCCCGCGAGATGGGCATCGAGATCGTGGAAGGGAAGGATCTGGTGGTGAAGGACAACTTCGTTTACATGCGCACCACCCACGGCCTTGTCCGGGTGGATGTGATCTACCGCCGGATCGACGACGATTTCATCGACCCAACCGTGTTCCGCAAGGACTCCGTGCTCGGCGTGCCGGGACTCATGAACGCCTACCGCGCCGGACACGTGGCCCTCGCCAACGCGGTGGGGACCGGTGTCGCGGATGACAAGGTGACCTACTACTTCGTCCCGCGGATGATCGAATACTACCTCGGCCAGAAGCCGATCCTGCCGAACGTCCCGACTTACCTGGCATCGGAGGAGGCGGACCTGAAGTTCATCCTCGGCCACCTGCCGGAACTGGTGGTGAAGGCGGCGAACGAGTCCGGCGGCTACGGCATGCTCATGGGGCCGTCCGCGACGAAGGAGGAGATCGAGGTGTTCCGGGAAAAGATCATCGCGGACCCGCGCAACTACATCGCCCAGCCGGTGGTGTCGCTCTCCCGTTGCCCGACCTGGTGCGACGGCGCCATCGAGGGCCGCCACATCGACCTGCGTCCCTACATCATCTACGGGGACGAGGTGAAGATCGTGCCCGGCGGGCTGACCCGCGTGGCGCTCACGAAGGGTTCCCTGGTGGTGAACTCCTCCCAAGGCGGCGGCAGCAAGGACACCTGGGTCCTCCGGTAAAAGCAAACCACCCACCCCGACCCCAACCCATTTTCACTTCCGGTCATGCTTTCACGCGTCGCAAACACTCTCTACTGGATGGTCCGCAATGTCGAACGGGCCGACAACCTCTCCCGTCTGATCGACGTCAACCAGCAGCTCCTCCTCGACTTCGAAAGCCTGGACAGCGAGCGGCTCCGCGGCTTCTGGGCCCCCATCATCCAGAGCCTGGGGGAGGAGGAGGCCTTCGAGACCCTCTATGACGAGCCGGGCAGCTCGCAGGTCATCCGTTTCCTTTCCGATGACACACGGAACCCGAACAGCATCGCCTCCTGCATCGCGCAGGCGCGGGAGAACGCCCGCACCATCCGCGACCAGCTCTCCGACGAGCTGTGGGAGGAGCTGAACTCGCTCTACCTTTTCACCCGCTCCACGGAGGCTTCCTTCCTCATCGAGTCGAACCCGCCGAAGTACTACGAGAGCATCCGCCGCGGCGCGGCGACCTTCCTCGGCGTGGCGGCGTCCACGATGGCGCGGAACGAGGCGTGGGAGTTCATCGACATCGGCCGCCAGCTCGAGCGCGCGGACAAGACCACCCGCTTTCTGGACATCACCAGTTACCTGCCGAAGACCGCGGAGGATGAGATCACCTCGCCGGGCATCCTCCACTGGACGGCCATCCTCCGTTCCTGCGGCGCGATGGGTGCGTTCCGCTCCGACCAGCGGGAAATCTCGGCGCGCGGAGTGGTGGATTTCCTGATCTTTTCTCCGGAGTTCCCGCGGTCCATCCGCTTCTGCATCGAGCGTCTCGACGCCAGCCTGCACAAGGTGTCCGGCACACCGCGCGGCACCTTCTCCAATGAGTCCGAGCGCATCGCTGGCAAGCTGCTGGCGGACATCAACTTCAGCTCCACGGATGATGTGTTCAAGGAAGGCCTGCATGGTTATCTGGATGGCCTGCAGACGAAGTTCAACGCCATCGGAGCGGAGATTTTCGAAACCTACGTCCTCCTCCCGGAGCGTGTCACGGAGGCTCCACCGGAGCCGGAGCGCGTGAAGTCCGCCGTCGCCGGCTGGCAGTTTGAACAGCAGCAGCAACAACGGAACAAGGCGCAGCCGTGAACATCATCGGGCAGGATCCCTCCATTCCAGTGGAAAAGGCGGGGGAGGGGGGAGATCTCCGGCGGCATGGGACGACGCTCTCCGTCCTGCACCGCACGACCTTCCACTATCCGTTCCCGGTGACGGACAGCGTGAACACGCTGCATCTGGAGCCGCGGATTTTCCCGTTCCAGCAGACGCTGTCCGCTGTCATCCGGGTGCTGCCCGCCACCCGCCTGCGGCGTTTCACGGATCTGTTCCAGAACATCACCCACCATTTCGAGGTGCCCAACGCGCACTCCAGGCTGGAGATTGAGAGCCGGATCAAGGTGCGCAACCTGCCGCTGGTGATCCCGGAGCAGGTGAAGCAACTGACGCTTCCGGACTACAATGATGCCTCCACGCGGGAACGTGCCTGGCAGTTCCTCCAGGAAAGCCGCTGGGTTTCGAAACATCCGGACGTCTGGAAGCAGGGGGTGGACATCATCTACGGCATCCCGTCCGTCTTCGGCCAGGCGCAGGCCATCATGGAATGGGTGCACCGGGAGTTCCGCTATGATCCCGGGGTGACGACGTCCGGCACCCACCTGGAGGAGGCCTTCCATCTCCGTGCGGGGGTTTGCCAGGACTTCACCCACGTCATGCTCGGCCTGTGCCGCACGCTGGGCATCCCCGCGCGGTATGCCTCCGGGTATCTCTACAATGGCCCCCGGGACAGCCTCATCGGCGCGCAGGCTTCCCATGCATGGTGCGAGGTGTATTTCCCCGGCCCCGGCTGGCTCGGCTTTGATCCCACGAACAACACGCTGGCGGACGAGAGATACGTGAAAGTCGCCGTCGGCAGGGACTACGATGACGTTTCCCCCGTCCGTGGGTCCTACTATGGCACCGGCCACTGCCAGATGGACGTGCAGGTGCTGGTGGAGAAGGTGTAGGCAGCGGAAGTCGTGGGACTTCCGGCTGGGGAGGCCTCAACCATCCCCGCAACTCCGCGACGGACGGATGCCATCCATTCCATCATCTCATCGTGGGATTGTCGGGATCCATCCTGCCGAAGCTCTCACGAGCTTCGCTACGGGGCGGAATCCGGGCGTCAGGTGGATATCCTGAGTGAATAACAGATGCCCCGCCGCCGGTCGATCATCATCCAATCGTATGCGCCGAAGATGTTCGAAATGAGAATGTCTTCATCACTGGCGCCAATCCGCGGCAGGAGATCATCAGGGCAGCCATGATGTTTCAGTTCCCCGCGTCTATCCTCGCTGATGACACCGTTCTTCCATTCCCGGTTTTTGCCGATGGAATCGCGCACCTTTTCCCAGTCCCCTGGATCAAATACATAGACCAGCAGCTTATGCCCGTCCCCGGTCATGCCGAACGACAGTGAATTCTCGACCACCCGGTGGATCTTCGGAAATCCGGCGGATTCCATCTGTGCGATCCGCGCTTCGTCGGGAGGTCCGTCGTAGACCGTCTTGAAGTCCTCGGTCTCTCCGGCCATCCGGATCGCGCCGACGATCTGGAAGATCACGAGCGCCGCGATCATGAAAGCCAGCACCCACCAAGGGTGTAGCAAGGGATTCCACGAGCGGGTCCGTTTTTTACGGTGGGGTGGCATGGTGCGGGATATCCGCCCCCCGGAAAGGGTGGGGCGGATCCGCATCGTGGAGGGCGGAGGAGGGTTTCACGAGAAAAACCGCTGCTGCCATGGGTTCGGCGTGTCAGCCCCACCTTTGACAGGACGGGCCTCATCCGTGTTCCAAAAACGGCGGCCGGTGATCCGCGCCGCCGTTTCCCGATCAGCGCAGGAACGCCTCGTGCAGGCCGCCATCGACGGTGATGACCTGGCCGGTTGTCTTGCTCAGACGGTTGGTGATGAGCAGGAAGTAAGCCTCCGCCTGGTCCGCCGGGGTGATCGGGGCCTTGGTCAGCGTGCGGTCCGCGTAGAACTGGGCCAGTTTGCTGACCAGTGACTCGGTCGCCTCGTCATCCGTGTAGGGGATGTCGTACTTCGCGAGCGAACCGATGACGCGGTCGCGCGGGAACATGGCGGATCCCTGGACGACGGTCGCGGGAGCCACGCCGTTGACGCGCACCAGAGGGGACAGCTCGATCGCCAGCTCGCGGACGAGGTGGTTGGCGGCGGCCTTCGAGGTGTCGTAGGCGAGGGAGCCTTTCTTCGCCACCGCGGCGTTGGCGGAGGTGGTGAGGACGAGGTTGCCCTTGAGGCCTTGTTCCTTCCAGGTCTTCGCGGCTTCGTCGGCGACGAAGTAGGAACCCGTGACGTTGATGTTGAAGGTGAGCGCCCACTTGTCATCCGGGATGTGGCCGGAGGTGTCGCTCGGCACGAAGATGCCGGCGGTCACCGCGATGTGGTCGAAGCCACCGTAAGCGAGGGCCACCTGGTCCAGCATCGCGCGGATGCTGGCGCGGTCCGTGATGTTCGCCGCCAGACCGATGGCCGGGCCGCAGTCGGAAACACCGCTGCCAGCGACGCCGATGCCGAGGCCGTATTTGTCGGTGATTTCCTTCGCCGTCGCCTTCGCCGCATCCTCGTTGAGGTCCACGCAAACGATGTGCGCGCCTTCTTTCACCAGACGGTGCGCGGTTTCCTTGCCGATGCCGGAGCCTGCGCCGATCACGATGATGACCTGGCGGGCCAGTTCCTTCTCGGCGGGCATGCGCTGGAGCTTCGCTTCCTCCAGCAACCAGTATTCGATGTCGAAGGCCTCCTGTTGTGGCAGGGCGATGTATTCGTCGATCGCCTCCGCACCGCGCATCACCTCCACCGCGCAGTTGTAGAACTCGGCGGTCACGCGGGACTCGGACTTGTCCTTGCCCCAAGCGATCATGCCCAGGCCCGGGATCAGCACCACCGTCGGGTTCGGGTCGCGCTGGGCCGGGGAGTTGGAGTGCTTGCAGTTGTTGTAATAGGTCGCGTAGTCTTTGCGGTACTGCTCCAGACCGGCGGCGAGCTTGCTCTTGAGAGCGGCGGCGTCCTCCGTCTGCGGGTTCCAGTCCACGTAGAGCGGCTTGATCTTGGTGCGCAGGAAATGGTCCGGGCAGGAGGTGCCCAGCTCCGCGAGGCGCGGTGCATCCGCGGAGTTCACAAAGCGCAGGATCTTTTCGTCATCCTGGATGGTGCCGATGAACCGCTTCTGCTGGGAAACCTGGCCGCGCAGCCATGGCAGGATCTTCGCGAAGGCGGCGCGTCGCTCCGCTTCGGGAAGGGTCTGGTATTTCCGGCCGCCGAAGGCTTTCTCGTCGCCGCCTTTCGCCTGATACTTGTCCTCGATGTATTGGGCCGCCTTTTCGATGAACTCCAGCGTGCGGATGTAGCACACCTTCTCGTCGTCATCCCAGGAAATGAAGCCGTGCTGGCCCATCATGATCGCCTTCACGCCGGGGTTCGCCTTTTCGATCTCCTGCATCGCCAGGCCCAGCTCGAAGCCCGGGCGCATCCATGGCACGTAGTCCATCTCGCCGCTGAAGATCTCCTTGGTGAGCTGCTGGCAGTTCTTCGACGCGGCGATGGAGATGATCGCGTTCGGGTGCATGTGATCGACATGCTTGCCGCTGAGGAAGGAGTGCAGCGGCGTGTCGATCGAGGACGGACGCGGGTTCAGGTTGAAGGTCGTGTGGGAATACATGCCGACCATCTCATCCTCGGCGGGCGATTTCAGGCCCTTGTCCGCGCGGGCGGCGTAGGGGCCTTGCAGGCCGATGAGCTTGTCCTGGTAGAGGGAGGAGAAATTCTCGCGCTTCGAGGTGCGCAGGTCGCCGCCGGAACCCTTGACCCACAGCACTTCCACATCGCCCCCGGTGAGGGGGTCTTTTTCGATCAGCTTGGAGGAAGTGTTGCCGCCGCCGGTGTTGGTGATGCGCTGGTCCGCACCCAGAATATTCGAGCGGTACACCAGGCGGCCGACGGGATCGAGGGTGGCGGCGTGAGCATCATCCCACGAATAGGAGACGTGCTTGAAGTTTTCGGGTTTGGACATGGCGGTTTGGTTTCGTATTGACGTGAGCGGGATTGGCCCGCAAAACGAAGGAAATCAAGCAAATTCCCACAAATTCCCACATGCTCGCCGCCGAACGACAACGCCGCATCCTCGAAATCGCCCGTAAGAACGGGACGGTGAGGACCACCGAGCTGGCCGGGGACTTTGAGGTCACGGAGGAAACGATCCGCCGGGATCTGGACTTCCTCGCCCGGGTGGGTCATCTGCGCCGCACCCACGGCGGGGCCATGGACTCCACCGTGGCGCTGGGGGAGCTTTCGCTCTCGGAGCGGGAGTCGCGGCAGCTTGAGGAAAAACTGTCCATCGGACGGGAGGCCGCCACCTTGGTGAAAGAAGGGGAGACGCTGCTGCTGGACGCCAGCACGACGGCGCTGGAGTTCGCCTCCCAGCTTCCGGACGGCGTGCCGCTGCGGGTGGTGACGTATTCCATCGCGGTGGTGGAACGCCTCGCCACACGGGAAGCCATCGAGCTGATCGAGCTGGGCGGTACCTACGAGCGCCGCGGGCGGAGATTTTCCGGCATGCTGACGGAGGCCGCCCTGCGGATGCTGCGCATCGACCGTTTCTTTTTCTCCGGCGGCGGCTTCGACCCGAAGCTGGGCATCGGCGAGCCGAATCCGGACCAGGCGCGCTTCAAGAGAGCCATGCTGGAACATGCGGAGTGGTCCTGCGCCCTGATCGACTCCACCAAGCTCGGCGCGCCCACCGACCACTTCTTCGCGAAGCCGGATGAACTGCACGCGATGATCACGGACAAGGGCGGCAGATCCTACGCGAAGAAGCATCTCATCACGCCTCCCTACGAACTGCACTTCGGGAAATGACGCCCGCATCCGCTGAGATGAAATGCCTCCTTTGGAACGTGGAGTGGGCTCCACCGGGTTCCGTGCGGGGGGATTTGATCCGTCGGGAAATCCAGGCATCCGCCGCGGATGTCGTCTGCCTGACGGAGACGGAGCATGATTTCCTCCCTGCCGGGCATCTCATCGCGGCGGACGCGGACTATGGCTACAGCCACTCCGGCGGACGCAGGAAAGTCGTGCTCTGGAGCCGACAGCCATGGAGCGATGTGGACGTCACAGGGGATGAGTCCATGCCGGGCGGAAGGTTTGTTTCATGTATCACCGGCGGCATCCGCTTCGTGGGTGTGTGCATCCCGTGGAAGGACGCCCATGTCAGGACCGGCAGGTGTGACCGGAGGCCGTGGGAGGACCACATCAGCTATTGCCACGGTCTTGCGCGCGTCGTCCGGCGGTATGCCGGGGACGGGATGCCCGTCTGTCTCCTGGGCGACTACAACCAGCGGATCCCGCGGGTCAACCAACCGCCGGAAGTGTCCGCCGCGTTGATGGATGCCATCCCAAACGGTTTCTCGGTGTCCACGGCGGGTCTTGAAGATGCGGAGGGTCACAAGCTCATCGACCACATCGCCACCACGGCGGATCTCACGGTGACCATCGACCGCCTGCTGCCGCGCACCGGCGGCGACGGCACCCGCCTGACGGACCACACCGGCATTCTGGCCACTCTGGTGCCATCACTCTCCGCCAGGTCCGGCGCTCCACTTTCCCATCATCAATCCCATGTCTGAAAAAGTCTTCATCGCCGTTGATCTCGGAGCTGGCAGCGGCCGTGTGATCGCCGCCCGCACGGACCTCTCGAAGCTCGTGCTGGAGGACGTGCATCGTTTCGACAATCCGGGCACGGAACTCCCTTCCGGCTCGTATTGGAACATCGTCGGCCTTTACCGGGACATCCTCGAAGGGCTGCGCCGCGCGGTGGAGAAATACGGCGACCGCATCGTCTCCATCGGCATCGACACCTGGGGCTGCGACTTCGGCCTCATCGATGCGGACGGAGAGCTGGTGGGAATGCCGCACCAGTACCGGGACGCCCGCTTCGAGGGCATGGCGGAGGTGATGCACGGGTTGATGCCGGAGGAGGAGATTTTCGCCCACACCGGCATCAAGACGAACTTCTACAACACCTCCCTGCACCTGCTCGCGGAGCGGCGCAGGAACAGCCCGGGCCTGCTGCACGCGGACCGCATCCTGTTCGTGCCGGACCTGCTGGCCTACTGGCTCACCGGGGTGAAGGCGTGCGAGAAAACGGTGGCCTCCACCTCCCAGCTCATCGACCCCGCCACGGGCGACTGGGCCTGGCCGGTGATCCGGGCGCTGGACCTGCCGGAGCGGCTTTTCGGCCCGCTGGTGGAGCCGGGCACCGTGCTCGGCCCCGTCCGGGAGGAAGTGGCCGCCTTCATCGGAGCTACTGGCATTCCCGTAGTGGCCGCCGCCTGCCATGACACGGCGGCCGCCGTGACGGGCATCCCCATGGGCCGGGAGGACCTGTGGCTTTCCTCCGGCACCTGGTCCATCATGGGCATCGAGTCGGACACCGCCATCACCAGCGGCAAGGCGCTGGGCTATGGTTTCTGCAATGACTTCGGCGTCGGCGGGGACATCCATTCCCTGAAAAACATCGCCGGGCTATGGCTCATCCAGGAGTGCAAGCGGCAGTGGGCGCTGGACGGAGAAAGCCTCGGCTACGCCGAAATGGCGGAGCTGGCCGAAAAGGCGGAGCCTTTCACCGCGTTCATCGATCCGGACGACATCGTCTTCGCCAGCCCCGGCCAGATGCCGGACAAGATCCGCGAATGGTGCCGCAGGACCGGCCAGACCGTGCCGGAGAGCAAGGGCGCCGTGCTGCGCGTCGCCACGGACTCCCTCGCGCTGAAATACCGGGTCGTCTTCGAGCGCTTCAAGTGCCTCACCGGCCGGGAGTTCGCGTCGCTGCGGGCCGGTGGCGGCGGCATCCAGAACGAGGCGCTCAGCCAGGCCACCGCGAACGCCCTCGGGATCAAGGTTGTGGCAGGACCGGTGGAGGCGACCTCCTGCGGGAACATCATCACCCAGATGGTCGGTATGGGCGTCCTGCCGGACTTCACCGCCGGCCGTGAACTCATCTCACGTTCGTTCGGATTCAAGACCTTCGAGCCGTCCGGCAAGGAGGAATGGGACGCCGCCTACGCGAGGTTCCGGGAGGTGATCGGGCTGAAATCTTAGGCTGTGTCACAGCCGGGAGGATATCGGGTGCCGTTCCACATGGAGATCAATCAAGGCATCGTCCTGTTGGAGGATGAAATTCCCTTCGTGGGCGTCCGCGATGCTCCTCCCATCGGGATTCTCCCGTCGGGTGTCTGTCGCTTTCGCTTTGACCTTTCGCGGATTGTTATTTAAGGAATCCGTGGTAACTGCCCGAAATGAAGTGTCCCCGCTGCGTTCAACGAATCCACCGAGCGGCGCAGTCGTGTCCTCATTGCGGATTCTCGCTGGCGGATGCGGACGCGCATTTCGGGGAGGATGAGGTCACGCTCCGCAGCCTCACGGATGCGGCGGGGCTGCTGCGGCGTGGAGGCCGGCGGAAGGTGGAGGCGGCGATGGAGGAAATCGGCCGGCGTTTCCCGCAGGTTTTCGTGGCGGTCTATACCGGGCCGCTGGGGGAGGTGGCGAACATCCGCCAGTTCGGCTTCTGGATGTTGAACCGGGCGGCCTTTGAGGATGTACCCGTCGGCAAGCCGAACGAGGCGGGGATTCTTTTCACGATCGATCCGGAATCAAAGGCTGCCGGGGTGACCTTCGGCTACCTGCTGGATCCCTACCTGGAGGAGGCGGACACGTTCGACTGTCTTTCCCGCGCGCATTCCCACTGGCTCGACGGGCGGTATGCGGACGGTCTGGTGAAGGCCATCCGCCATCTGGGGACGATTCTGGCGAAGCGCAGCCGCCAGGCGCGGCGTGATCCGGAGAAATTCGAACGCAAGGTGCTGCCACCGCCGCAGATGGGGGATCTGGTCCGCAGGATCCGGTCCGGGCACCGCGTCCCGGAAGAACAGCCGGTGGTGGAGGAGGTGGAGAAGTGAGATTCCTTCCGTTCCTCGCGCTGGCGGCCGCCTCTTTTGCCCATGCTTCCGCCCTCCAGATGCCATCCTGGAAAGACGATGAGCGCAAAGCCTTCGAGGAAGCGGGCGGCATATTACGGAGTTTCATTCTGGCTGATGAGCCTGAGCCTGCTCCG
The sequence above is drawn from the Akkermansiaceae bacterium genome and encodes:
- a CDS encoding TPM domain-containing protein, which produces MKCPRCVQRIHRAAQSCPHCGFSLADADAHFGEDEVTLRSLTDAAGLLRRGGRRKVEAAMEEIGRRFPQVFVAVYTGPLGEVANIRQFGFWMLNRAAFEDVPVGKPNEAGILFTIDPESKAAGVTFGYLLDPYLEEADTFDCLSRAHSHWLDGRYADGLVKAIRHLGTILAKRSRQARRDPEKFERKVLPPPQMGDLVRRIRSGHRVPEEQPVVEEVEK
- a CDS encoding rhamnulokinase is translated as MSEKVFIAVDLGAGSGRVIAARTDLSKLVLEDVHRFDNPGTELPSGSYWNIVGLYRDILEGLRRAVEKYGDRIVSIGIDTWGCDFGLIDADGELVGMPHQYRDARFEGMAEVMHGLMPEEEIFAHTGIKTNFYNTSLHLLAERRRNSPGLLHADRILFVPDLLAYWLTGVKACEKTVASTSQLIDPATGDWAWPVIRALDLPERLFGPLVEPGTVLGPVREEVAAFIGATGIPVVAAACHDTAAAVTGIPMGREDLWLSSGTWSIMGIESDTAITSGKALGYGFCNDFGVGGDIHSLKNIAGLWLIQECKRQWALDGESLGYAEMAELAEKAEPFTAFIDPDDIVFASPGQMPDKIREWCRRTGQTVPESKGAVLRVATDSLALKYRVVFERFKCLTGREFASLRAGGGGIQNEALSQATANALGIKVVAGPVEATSCGNIITQMVGMGVLPDFTAGRELISRSFGFKTFEPSGKEEWDAAYARFREVIGLKS